The proteins below are encoded in one region of Belonocnema kinseyi isolate 2016_QV_RU_SX_M_011 chromosome 1, B_treatae_v1, whole genome shotgun sequence:
- the LOC117181349 gene encoding mediator of RNA polymerase II transcription subunit 16-like yields the protein MENIRSTCNDNTLYDGQSLCALSSHNVIAFTSTTELDDTSGKTWGSHVYVCDANMPWHTHKVLSNKNNVTSLEWDLQGDRLLIADSAGFVQLWVFKDHVLNEWALIGSTYFPGEHIIGAAWFHNGKKTGLMTEKKDSLQYNEKFNNLLFAPSVRQFGGRAAEGVIVVSTTGMVGTVMITKDIQNPVSFATESLGSTRQRITTVDICYGKNGHFLVAVSSGNIGQPIRCYRVLVRKNDEKCIISSLALPSFFLQNGAPKDNCYTNVTRLKFVVREAPDSLVVAANNENGGFVEIWELREKSQPVHKLFQPKSLEPFKTVVWQHQAHYRCHSSITAIATTKLTISTAVPPSTYIFVALADSSIRCLNHDCLKELVVSSLNMTRHQDEPSNKYQKMDVSISHIDISWLGCVLLVCDTHGNLYLYRLLPEGLTFI from the exons ATGGAAAATATTCGATCTACGTGTAACGAT AATAC tttgtaTGATGGACAATCTTTGTGCGCATTATCAAGTCACAATGTCATTGCGTTTACATCAACCACAGAACTTGATGATACTAGCGGGAAAACGTGGGGATCTCACGTTTATGTGTGTGATGCCAACATGCCATGGCACACGCATAA AGTGCTGTCAAATAAGAACAACGTCACTTCCCTTGAATGGGATTTACAAGGTGACAGACTTTTAATCGCTGATTCCGCTGGTTTTGTACAATTATGGGTATTCAAGGACCACGTTTTAAATGAATGGGCCCTTATCGGTTCCACATATTTTCCTGGAGAACATATCATAGGTGCAGCTTGGTTTCATAACGGGAAGAAG ACGGGTCTCATGACCGAAAAAAAAGACAGTCTTCAGTATAACGAGAAATTCAATAATCTACTTTTCGCACCTTCAGTAAGACAGTTCGGAGGTAGGGCCGCAGAGGGAGTTATCGTTGTTTCAACTACAGGAATGGTCGGTACTGTGATGATTACAAAGGATATACAGAACCCAGTATCATTTGCCACGGAAAGTCTTGGGAGCACACGACAACGTATAACAACAGTTGACATTTGCTATGGAAAAA ACGGCCACTTTCTAGTAGCCGTAAGCAGTGGAAACATTGGACAGCCGATTAGATGCTACCGAGTTTTGGTCCGAAAAAACGACGAAAAGTGTATCATATCGTCTCTAGCGTTGCCTAGTTTCTTTTTGCAGAACGGTGCACCGAAGGACAATTGTT ACACAAATGTTACGCGTTTAAAGTTTGTAGTGCGGGAAGCACCTGATTCTTTAGTCGTAGCAGCAAATAACGAAAATGGTGGTTTCGTTGAAATCTGGGAATTGAGAGAAAAGTCACAACCAGTTCATAAACTATTCCAACCAAAGTCGCTTGAGCCCTTTAAGACAGTG GTATGGCAACATCAAGCGCACTATAGATGCCACTCATCCATTACTGCAATAGCAACTACCAAACTTACAATTTCTACAGCAGTCCCACCTTCGACATATATTTTCGTAGCTTTAGCAGACTCTTCTATTCGCTGTTTGAATCATGATTGTCTAAAAGAACTGGTTGTTTCTTCCTTAAATATGACTCGCCATCAAGATGAACCTAGCAACAAATACCAAAAGATGGATGTATCGATTTCACACATCGATATTTCGTGGCTTGGATGTGTGCTATTGGTGTGCGACACGCACGGAAATTTGTACCTGTATAGATTGCTTCCTGAAGGTCTAACATTTATTTGA